In the genome of Victivallis lenta, one region contains:
- a CDS encoding type II secretion system protein, whose product MKEMNRKNGVRRPSRFTLIELLVVIAIIAILASMLLPSLHKARLRAYTSKCKGNMKNLVSGIQFYASDYKDQMPCHGGRATVDGDYNSTWWMWQLRNHYGSGDKIFACPGNVVRPVTTLENFVPGLGWIGDSQRMDSGRTNYSINGLLSMQKKWNRNGNSGKVSKFDIPSRSIMVLEYHVPTFVDGTKKYNSSLSRYGAEFNLRDHQNTGSNFAMADGHLETLSFGANPRGLVFAPLESWLRPVEDYWRPLWISGPPN is encoded by the coding sequence ATGAAGGAGATGAACCGGAAAAACGGAGTGCGGCGCCCCTCCCGTTTCACATTGATCGAACTGCTCGTGGTGATTGCGATCATCGCGATTCTCGCGTCGATGCTGCTTCCGTCGCTGCACAAGGCGCGGCTGCGGGCCTACACGTCGAAGTGCAAAGGCAACATGAAGAACCTGGTCTCCGGAATTCAGTTCTACGCCTCGGATTACAAAGATCAGATGCCGTGTCACGGCGGCCGCGCGACGGTGGACGGCGACTACAATTCGACCTGGTGGATGTGGCAGCTCAGGAACCATTACGGCAGCGGGGACAAAATATTCGCCTGTCCCGGTAATGTGGTCCGTCCGGTGACGACCCTCGAAAACTTCGTCCCGGGACTCGGCTGGATCGGAGATTCCCAGCGGATGGATTCCGGCCGGACGAATTATTCGATCAACGGGCTGCTGTCGATGCAGAAAAAGTGGAACCGGAACGGCAACTCCGGCAAGGTCAGTAAATTCGATATTCCGAGCCGAAGCATCATGGTGCTCGAATACCATGTGCCGACCTTCGTCGACGGCACGAAGAAATACAACAGCAGCCTGAGCCGTTACGGCGCGGAGTTCAACCTGCGGGACCACCAGAATACCGGCTCAAATTTCGCGATGGCCGACGGCCACCTCGAAACCCTTTCGTTCGGAGCAAACCCGCGCGGCCTGGTGTTCGCCCCGCTTGAAAGCTGGCTGCGTCCGGTCGAAGACTACTGGCGGCCGCTCTGGATTTCGGGGCCACCGAACTGA
- a CDS encoding MraY family glycosyltransferase encodes MTVMPVWCQIYLFAFLAGAVSTLFDTPVFGRIARKFDFMDRPQANHKGHGRATPLLGGAAMFTGWLFCLAAGLGAAFFVQLPGFSEAVSAHLAGINSTLPQLGFLVLGAFLAVLLGLVDDKYALSAAAKFGGQFLIALLAVGLGGVRVNIFFTNPVLVWGASVFWLMLLMNSINFFDNMDGLAVGTITIAMGFFCVIAALNNQYFIAALAAMSCGVTAGFWYYNTSPAMIFMGDSGSHFLGYLAAVISAGVSWFGIDYSLSRFPILMPLFILALPLFDTGMVVLIRTCRGKPFWIGDHNHISHRFVRMGLSRRQAVLLVHLMALSVGLGILPVFWGDFRTAAILVAQAFLFLLVVSILQFALSDRQDTREKVQPDETKEKKP; translated from the coding sequence CGCCCGGAAGTTCGATTTCATGGACAGGCCGCAGGCCAACCACAAAGGACACGGCCGGGCAACCCCGCTCCTCGGCGGGGCCGCCATGTTCACGGGCTGGCTCTTCTGCCTGGCGGCGGGGCTGGGCGCGGCGTTTTTCGTGCAGCTGCCCGGCTTCAGCGAAGCGGTTTCAGCTCACCTGGCCGGCATCAACTCCACGCTGCCGCAGCTCGGATTTCTCGTGCTCGGGGCTTTTCTGGCCGTCCTGCTCGGGCTGGTGGACGACAAGTACGCGCTTTCGGCGGCCGCCAAGTTCGGCGGCCAGTTCCTGATCGCGCTGCTCGCGGTCGGACTCGGCGGAGTGCGGGTCAACATCTTCTTCACGAATCCGGTGCTGGTCTGGGGCGCGTCGGTCTTCTGGCTCATGCTGCTCATGAATTCGATCAACTTCTTCGACAACATGGACGGGCTCGCGGTCGGCACGATCACGATCGCCATGGGCTTCTTCTGCGTGATCGCGGCGTTGAACAACCAGTATTTCATCGCGGCGCTCGCGGCGATGAGCTGCGGCGTCACAGCCGGATTCTGGTATTACAACACCTCCCCCGCCATGATTTTCATGGGGGATTCCGGCAGCCATTTCCTCGGCTACCTGGCGGCGGTGATTTCGGCGGGGGTCAGCTGGTTCGGCATCGATTACTCGCTGTCGCGCTTTCCGATCCTCATGCCGCTCTTCATCCTCGCGCTGCCGCTTTTCGACACGGGCATGGTGGTGCTGATCCGCACCTGCCGGGGCAAGCCGTTCTGGATCGGCGACCACAACCATATTTCGCACCGTTTCGTCCGCATGGGGCTGTCGCGGCGGCAGGCGGTGCTGCTCGTGCACCTGATGGCGCTCAGCGTAGGGCTCGGCATCCTGCCGGTATTCTGGGGAGATTTCCGCACTGCGGCGATTCTGGTCGCCCAGGCGTTCCTGTTCCTGCTGGTCGTTTCGATTCTGCAATTCGCACTTTCCGACCGGCAGGACACCCGCGAAAAAGTTCAACCCGACGAAACGAAAGAGAAAAAGCCATGA
- a CDS encoding adenylyltransferase/cytidyltransferase family protein: protein MSKNPADGIMTLEEAKAWRARLRREGKRLVVTNGCFDLLHRGHAEYLYESRELGDALLILVNSDASVRNLKGPERPLVDEYNRCYLLSALACVDATVVFDGKRCDRELRELAADLYVKGGDYTLDKLDPAERAALEAAGTKICFKPFIPGFSTTRIVEKIRRSL, encoded by the coding sequence ATGAGTAAGAATCCGGCGGACGGCATCATGACGCTCGAAGAGGCGAAAGCGTGGCGGGCCCGGCTGCGGCGGGAGGGAAAACGGCTGGTCGTCACAAACGGCTGCTTCGATCTTCTGCACCGCGGCCATGCCGAATATCTTTACGAGAGCCGGGAGCTCGGCGACGCCCTGCTGATCCTGGTGAATTCCGATGCAAGCGTCCGGAACCTGAAGGGGCCGGAGCGGCCGCTGGTCGATGAGTACAACCGCTGCTACCTGCTCTCGGCGCTGGCCTGCGTCGACGCGACGGTGGTGTTCGACGGAAAACGGTGCGACCGCGAACTGCGCGAGCTGGCCGCCGACCTCTACGTGAAAGGCGGCGACTATACGCTCGACAAGCTCGACCCGGCCGAACGCGCCGCGCTCGAGGCGGCCGGGACGAAAATCTGTTTCAAGCCGTTCATTCCGGGTTTTTCGACCACCCGCATCGTAGAAAAGATCCGGCGGAGCCTGTAA
- a CDS encoding deoxycytidylate deaminase translates to MTSHKRPSWDRYFMDIAHVAASRSNCSRRQVAAVLVRDCRIISTGYNGTPRGVRNCSDGGCPRCNSDTPSGTNLTQCLCSHAEENAIVQAAYHGIAVKGATLYTTFSPCLLCAKMIINAGIKEVVYHTRYSIDDVSLALLHEAGVVVRPLAEEDDE, encoded by the coding sequence ATGACCAGTCACAAACGTCCGAGCTGGGACCGCTATTTCATGGATATCGCACATGTGGCGGCCAGCCGCAGCAACTGCTCGCGGCGGCAGGTCGCCGCGGTGCTCGTCCGGGACTGCCGGATCATCTCGACCGGTTACAACGGCACGCCGCGCGGAGTGCGGAACTGTTCCGACGGCGGCTGCCCGCGCTGCAATTCCGACACGCCGTCCGGCACAAACCTCACCCAGTGCCTCTGCAGCCATGCCGAGGAGAACGCGATCGTGCAGGCCGCCTATCACGGCATCGCCGTCAAGGGGGCGACGCTCTATACGACCTTCAGCCCGTGCCTGCTTTGCGCGAAGATGATCATCAACGCCGGAATCAAGGAGGTGGTCTATCACACGCGCTACTCCATCGACGACGTGTCGCTCGCGCTGCTGCACGAAGCCGGGGTCGTCGTCCGCCCGCTCGCGGAGGAAGACGATGAGTAA
- a CDS encoding LacI family DNA-binding transcriptional regulator codes for MAVRQPVTLTQVAEAAGVSIATVSRVLNRRGQVDEHTRRRVMTSVENLGYDASSIARKREARIEQRMFNVELLLCPLAEQKNMLLLDFMAEALRGVQSFFSRHGNVRMNICTWEPDEIMHHEENEMIFNRLVNADGVLVIGNPASEIIDRLVEAGVMPVLISTDRQDIPLNSVCFDDFAGGVMAARHLVECGFRRIGFLCGSDKARSFLRRRSGVMVQTIDSLGFENFESRTPKTSDDSEVAVCFREWLESGHCPEAIITSHASAAAVVCRELKSCGLSCPEDYSIITFDDTIDNVFGLEITHLHIYPRELGIKSAQRIYQMMSSSGKDDRPYKIVLPLELTMGNSVKCRAK; via the coding sequence ATGGCAGTTAGACAACCGGTGACATTGACTCAGGTGGCGGAGGCCGCCGGAGTGTCGATCGCAACCGTGTCCCGGGTTCTGAACCGTCGCGGACAGGTTGACGAGCACACCCGCCGCCGCGTCATGACGTCGGTGGAGAATCTCGGGTATGATGCGAGTTCGATTGCGAGGAAGCGCGAGGCGCGGATCGAGCAGCGCATGTTCAATGTCGAACTTCTGCTCTGCCCGCTGGCCGAACAGAAGAACATGCTGCTCCTCGACTTCATGGCGGAGGCGCTGCGCGGCGTGCAGAGCTTTTTCAGCCGGCACGGCAATGTGCGGATGAATATCTGCACATGGGAGCCGGACGAGATCATGCACCACGAGGAAAACGAGATGATTTTCAACCGCCTGGTCAATGCGGACGGCGTGCTGGTGATCGGCAATCCGGCCAGCGAAATCATCGACCGGCTGGTGGAGGCCGGCGTCATGCCGGTGCTGATTTCGACCGACCGGCAGGATATCCCGCTGAACTCGGTCTGCTTCGACGATTTCGCCGGCGGCGTGATGGCGGCCCGGCATCTGGTGGAGTGCGGTTTCCGGAGGATCGGATTTCTCTGCGGCTCCGACAAAGCCCGTTCGTTCCTGCGCCGCCGCAGCGGCGTGATGGTCCAGACGATCGATTCGCTCGGATTCGAGAACTTCGAGAGCCGCACCCCGAAAACCTCCGACGACAGCGAGGTCGCGGTCTGTTTCCGCGAATGGCTCGAATCGGGGCACTGTCCGGAGGCGATCATCACTTCGCACGCGAGCGCGGCGGCGGTGGTCTGCCGGGAGCTGAAGTCGTGCGGACTCTCCTGCCCCGAGGATTACAGCATCATCACATTCGACGATACGATAGACAATGTTTTCGGACTCGAAATCACGCACCTGCACATCTATCCGCGCGAGCTCGGAATCAAATCGGCCCAGCGCATTTACCAGATGATGAGTTCGAGCGGCAAGGATGACCGCCCCTATAAAATCGTGCTCCCGCTTGAGTTGACGATGGGGAATTCCGTGAAATGCCGGGCGAAATGA
- a CDS encoding FeoB-associated Cys-rich membrane protein yields the protein MEFYFGFIHHWDKILVGLLALGALYLLIRKFRKGECNCGSCSKSCPAKKFKER from the coding sequence ATGGAATTCTATTTCGGCTTCATCCATCATTGGGACAAAATCCTGGTCGGACTGCTGGCGCTCGGCGCGCTTTATCTGCTGATCCGGAAATTCCGTAAGGGCGAGTGCAACTGCGGCAGCTGCTCGAAAAGCTGTCCGGCGAAGAAATTCAAGGAGCGCTGA
- a CDS encoding heavy metal translocating P-type ATPase, with protein MSKLSFDVTGMHCASCAAAVERAVKKLPGASDVYVNFAANRLTLEAAPELTPEQVADAVRKAGFGAKAAHPAGTAAVPAERKLSFDVTGMHCASCAAAVERAVKKLPGASDVYVNFAANRLTLEAAPELTPEQVADAVRKAGFGAEPVPALPVQTAAPEEEAEARRETFRFTAAIVFAALLSYVAMYEMLHLPFFPLKPEWNALIQILLLLPVVVAGFRFYTSGFRALFRGSPNMDSLIASGTGAAIVYSLWLCAEGRFGHLYFDTAGMIVALIMLGKYLEGRSRRKASGAIRELMRLAPETAIRIEDGREREIPAAFVRKGDLLRVKPGARIPVDGTTVEGTTSVDESMLSGESMPVDKVPGDPLTGGSINRNGSIVMQATRVGDETTLARIIKLVEDAQGSRPPIARLADRISGYFVWCVLSIALVTLLAWLLAGAGFAAALEFALAVLVIACPCALGLATPIAIIVGIGRGARSGILIKSGAVLENAGKISAVVFDKTGTLTVGEPVVNLVRAADGFTEGGVLAAAAAAEKNSSHPLAEAVVRKAEAEKLPLPSAGQFEDRPGYGVSAVIAGKRWLFGNARLMKTEEIDPAAFEKLGVPAGLSLVYAAEEGRPAGVIGIGDRLKPGAADAVERLNALGIETVMLTGDNLPAARAMADELHLASFRAELLPGDKAGIIRELQADGTKVIAMVGDGINDAPALAQADVGIAIGSGTDVAMESADVVLMQSGLDEVPAAIELSRATMRIIRENLFWAFFYNAVGIPLAAGAFYVLLGWRLSPVVGAAAMAASSVTVVLNALRLRNIRLHRAGRK; from the coding sequence ATGAGCAAATTGAGTTTCGACGTCACCGGCATGCACTGCGCGTCGTGCGCGGCGGCCGTGGAGCGCGCTGTGAAAAAGCTGCCGGGCGCTTCCGATGTCTACGTGAATTTCGCGGCGAACCGCCTGACGCTCGAAGCCGCGCCGGAGCTCACGCCGGAGCAGGTCGCCGATGCGGTCAGGAAGGCCGGATTCGGGGCGAAGGCGGCGCATCCCGCCGGGACGGCTGCCGTACCGGCGGAACGCAAGCTGAGTTTCGACGTCACCGGCATGCACTGCGCGTCGTGCGCAGCGGCCGTGGAGCGCGCCGTGAAAAAGCTGCCGGGCGCCTCCGATGTCTACGTGAATTTCGCGGCGAACCGCCTGACGCTCGAAGCCGCGCCGGAGCTCACGCCGGAGCAGGTCGCCGATGCGGTCAGGAAGGCCGGATTCGGGGCGGAACCGGTTCCGGCGCTCCCGGTTCAGACTGCCGCGCCGGAAGAGGAGGCCGAAGCCCGCCGGGAGACCTTCCGCTTCACGGCGGCGATCGTCTTTGCGGCGCTGCTGAGCTATGTCGCAATGTATGAGATGCTGCATCTGCCGTTCTTCCCGCTGAAACCGGAGTGGAATGCGCTGATTCAGATCCTGCTGCTGCTGCCGGTCGTCGTCGCCGGATTCCGTTTCTACACGAGCGGCTTCCGGGCGCTTTTCCGCGGCAGCCCGAACATGGATTCGCTGATTGCCTCCGGCACCGGAGCCGCGATCGTCTATTCGCTGTGGCTCTGCGCCGAAGGCCGGTTCGGCCACCTCTATTTCGACACGGCCGGGATGATCGTCGCGCTGATCATGCTCGGCAAATATCTCGAGGGACGCTCGCGCCGCAAGGCTTCGGGCGCGATCCGCGAACTCATGCGCCTCGCGCCGGAGACGGCGATCCGGATTGAGGACGGCCGCGAGCGTGAAATTCCGGCCGCCTTCGTCCGCAAAGGCGACCTGCTCCGCGTAAAGCCCGGCGCCCGGATTCCGGTCGACGGCACGACGGTCGAAGGCACGACGTCGGTGGATGAGTCGATGCTCTCCGGCGAGTCGATGCCGGTCGACAAGGTTCCCGGCGATCCGCTGACCGGCGGCTCGATCAACCGGAACGGCTCCATCGTCATGCAGGCGACCCGGGTCGGGGACGAAACCACGCTCGCGCGCATCATCAAACTCGTCGAGGATGCGCAGGGGTCGCGTCCGCCGATCGCCCGCCTCGCGGACCGCATCTCGGGTTACTTTGTCTGGTGCGTGCTGTCGATCGCGCTCGTCACGCTGCTCGCCTGGCTGCTGGCCGGAGCGGGATTCGCGGCGGCGCTTGAATTCGCGCTGGCGGTGCTGGTCATCGCCTGTCCCTGTGCGCTCGGGCTCGCCACACCGATCGCGATCATCGTCGGAATCGGCCGCGGCGCCCGCTCCGGCATCCTGATCAAGAGCGGCGCCGTGCTCGAAAACGCCGGGAAGATCAGCGCGGTCGTCTTCGACAAAACCGGCACACTGACTGTCGGCGAACCGGTTGTGAATCTGGTCCGCGCCGCCGACGGTTTTACGGAGGGCGGCGTGCTTGCGGCCGCTGCTGCGGCGGAAAAGAATTCGAGCCATCCGCTGGCGGAAGCGGTCGTCCGCAAGGCTGAAGCCGAAAAGCTTCCGCTCCCGTCCGCAGGGCAATTTGAGGACCGCCCCGGTTACGGCGTATCGGCCGTGATCGCCGGGAAGAGGTGGCTCTTCGGCAACGCCCGGCTTATGAAAACCGAAGAAATCGATCCGGCCGCCTTTGAAAAGCTCGGCGTTCCGGCCGGACTCTCGCTCGTTTACGCGGCGGAAGAGGGCCGTCCCGCCGGTGTGATCGGCATCGGCGACCGGTTGAAGCCCGGAGCTGCCGATGCGGTCGAACGGCTCAACGCGCTCGGAATCGAAACCGTCATGCTGACCGGCGACAACCTGCCGGCCGCGCGGGCGATGGCCGACGAACTGCATCTTGCAAGCTTCCGGGCCGAGCTCCTGCCGGGCGACAAGGCCGGCATCATCCGGGAACTGCAGGCCGACGGAACGAAGGTCATCGCCATGGTCGGCGACGGGATCAACGACGCTCCGGCGCTGGCGCAGGCCGACGTCGGCATCGCGATCGGCTCCGGCACCGACGTTGCGATGGAGTCGGCCGACGTGGTCCTGATGCAGAGCGGCCTCGACGAAGTTCCCGCCGCAATCGAGCTGAGCCGGGCCACGATGCGGATCATCCGGGAAAATCTGTTCTGGGCGTTCTTCTACAACGCGGTCGGCATTCCGCTGGCGGCGGGCGCGTTCTACGTGCTGCTCGGCTGGCGGCTTTCGCCGGTGGTCGGAGCCGCCGCGATGGCGGCGAGTTCGGTGACGGTCGTGCTGAATGCGCTGCGTCTCCGGAACATCCGGCTGCATCGCGCCGGGCGGAAATAG
- a CDS encoding type II secretion system protein: MKKNAAFTLIELLVVIAIIAVLASMLLPALQKARTSAHVTKCKSNMKQMAQGLILYTGDFNDQFPTHKGLPAPTDKEQGDGIKYQSTYWMHYSIERYGFGEKIFACPYNGHNPVSDNTDGWRLGLGLGKLKDWCMTDNSRTFYSMNGRLLMHVDQWKKPNAGGKVSRCDAPSKTVAVLEYGTPTCIDGVSNLKNTSSRIATSENSIRDHFGASSNFAMVDGHVEGLGYMQNPNRIHLVPRRDLLVPTDWYWGTVWQLAL; the protein is encoded by the coding sequence ATGAAGAAAAATGCCGCCTTTACACTGATCGAACTCCTGGTGGTGATCGCGATCATCGCAGTTCTCGCCTCGATGCTGCTGCCGGCGCTGCAGAAGGCGCGGACATCCGCCCATGTGACCAAGTGCAAGAGCAACATGAAGCAGATGGCGCAGGGACTGATTCTCTATACCGGCGACTTCAACGACCAGTTTCCGACTCACAAGGGACTGCCGGCGCCGACGGATAAAGAGCAGGGAGACGGCATCAAATACCAGTCGACCTACTGGATGCACTATTCGATCGAACGCTACGGTTTCGGGGAAAAGATCTTCGCCTGCCCGTACAACGGCCACAATCCGGTCAGCGACAATACCGACGGCTGGCGCCTCGGCCTCGGCCTCGGCAAATTGAAGGACTGGTGCATGACCGACAACAGCAGGACCTTCTATTCGATGAACGGCCGGCTGCTCATGCACGTGGACCAGTGGAAAAAACCAAATGCGGGCGGGAAGGTCTCGCGCTGCGACGCCCCCTCCAAAACCGTGGCGGTGCTGGAGTACGGGACGCCGACCTGCATCGACGGCGTGTCGAACCTGAAAAACACGTCGTCGCGGATTGCGACGTCCGAAAATTCGATCCGCGACCACTTCGGCGCCTCAAGCAATTTCGCGATGGTCGACGGTCACGTCGAAGGGCTCGGCTATATGCAGAACCCGAACCGGATCCACCTGGTTCCGCGCCGCGACCTGCTGGTCCCGACCGACTGGTACTGGGGAACGGTCTGGCAGCTGGCGCTTTAA